The Cytobacillus firmus genome segment AAAGGTATCGCGGATGCAAAGGTATACACTGTCCGTCCGCTATCTGAAGCAGAGAAGGAAGCATTATCTGTGTCATTTGCAGCTAAGGTTGGGAAAAAATCACTTCGTATTGACAATATAGTTGATACTAACTTGCTCGGCGGCATCAAGCTTCGAATCGGAAACCGGATTTTCGACGGCAGCTTGCGCGGGAAGCTAGAGCGTCTTGAACGTCAATTGTTAGGCTAAGATTCGTAGATAGGGGTGAAACTCATGAGCATCAATGCTGAAGAAATCAGTGCGCTGATAAAAAAGCAAATCGAAAACTATCAGTCGGAAATTCAAGTGAGTGATGTAGGTACGGTTATCTCTGTTGGTGACGGTATCGCTCGTGCTCATGGCCTCGACAATGTCATGGCTGGAGAACTTGTTGAATTTTCAAACGGCGTTATGGGGATGGCACAAAACCTTGAAGAAAATAACGTCGGTATTATCATTTTAGGACCATTTACAGAAATCCGTGAAGGCGATGAAGTACGCCGTACGGGCCGCATCATGGAGGTACCGGTTGGTGAAGAATTAATCGGCCGCGTAGTAAACCCTCTTGGACAGCCAGTAGATGGCATGGGACCAATTAACACAACCAAATCACGTCCGATTGAAAGCCAGGCACCAGGTGTTATGGATCGTAAATCCGTACACGAGCCGCTTCAAACAGGAATCAAGGCGATTGACGCACTTGTGCCAATCGGCCGCGGACAGCGTGAGTTAATCATCGGTGACCGTCAAACAGGTAAAACATCCGTTGCAATCGATACAATCTTGAACCAAAAAGATCAGGATATGGTATGTATCTATGTGGCAATCGGACAAAAAGAATCTACAGTTCGTAATGCAGTAGAAACACTTCGTAAGCAAGGTGCGCTTGATTACACAATCGTAGTTACAGCATCTGCATCACAGCCTGCTCCAATGCTATACCTGGCTCCTTACGCCGGTGTAACAATGGGTGAAGAGTTCATGTACAACGGCAAGCACGTTCTTGTTGTGTATGATGACTTAACAAAGCAAGCTTCTGCTTACCGTGAGCTTTCATTGCTATTGCGCCGTCCTCCAGGCCGTGAAGCATATCCAGGGGACGTATTCTACTTGCACAGCCGCTTATTAGAGCGCGCTGCAAAGCTAAGCGATGCGAAAGGTGCAGGTTCAATCACTGCTCTTCCATTTATCGAAACACAAGCAGGCGATGTTTCTGCTTACATTCCGACAAACGTTATCTCAATCACTGACGGACAAATTTTCCTTCAGTCTGACCTATTCTTCTCCGGTGTACGTCCGGCGATCAACGCAGGTCTTTCTGTATCACGTGTAGGTGGATCTGCACAGATCAAAGCAATGAAAAAGGTTGCAGGTACACTGCGTCTTGACCTTGCTTCATACCGTGAACTTGAATCATTTGCCCAGTTCGGTTCTGACCTTGATAAAGCAACACAGGCTAAACTTAACCGTGGTGCCCGTACAGTAGAGGTTCTAAAGCAGGATCTTAACAAGCCGTTAAAAGTTGAGAAGCAGGTTGCAATCCTTTACGCTCTAACTCGCGGCTTCTTAGATGACATTCCTGTACAGGATATTCGTCGTTTCGAATCTGAATTCCTTTCATGGTTAGACCATAACCGCAAAGATTTGTTAGACCATATCGTGACTACAAAAGAACTTCCTTCTGATGACGATATGGCATCTGCGATTAACGACTTTAAGAAAACTTTCGCAGTATCCGAATAATAGAGCATGCAATTAAGGTTAGGGGTTTAATCCCCTCCCTTTGCTTCTCTTGTTAGGGTCTGACAAACTTTGAAAAAGGGTGGTGAGAACCTGTGGCATCATTACGCGATATAAAAAATCGTATTACTTCTACGAAGAAAACGAGTCAAATTACAAAGGCAATGCAGATGGTATCGGCTGCGAAAATGAATAAGGCGGAAATGAATGCAAGATCATTCGTGCCTTATATGGAGAAAATCCAGGAAGTTACGGCAAGCATCGCTTTGGGAAGCAAAGATGTCTCACATCCAATGCTGACCAGCCGCCCAGTCAAGAAAACTGGTTACCTTGTAATCACTTCTGACCGCGGACTTGCGGGAGCTTATAACAGTAACGTCCTGCGAAATGTCTACCAGACAATTCAAAAGCGCCATAAATCACCGGATGAGTATGCAATCATTGCAATCGGACGTGTGGGCCGTGACTTTTTCAGAAAGCGCAATATGAACGTCATTCTGGATATTGTTGCTGTTGCGGACCAGCCTGCATTTGCTGAAATCAAGGATATTGCCAGCAAAGCAGTTGGCATGTTCGCTGATGAGACATTTGACGAATTATATATGTACTACAGCCATTATGTCAGCGCGATTCAACAGGATGTAACAGAGAAGAAGCTTCTTCCGCTTACGGATATCTCCAGCTCGACAAAGCTTACATCTTATGAGTTTGAACCTTCCGCTGAAGAAATTTTAAAAGTATTGCTGCCTCAATATGCTGAAAGCTTAATTTACGGAGCGCTTTTAGACAGTAAGGCAAGTGAACATGCTGCAAGGATGACAGCGATGCAGAATGCAACGGATAACGCTAAAGAGCTTATCAACTCGTTAAGCCTAAGCTACAACCGTGCACGTCAGGCAGCCATCACGCAGGAAATTACCGAAATCGTCGGCGGAGCAGCCGCGTTAGAATAAAAACGAAAAGCGGAAGCGCCTCGGTCAGCCCCGACAATGACCTCGAGGGGCTAGGCGCTGGAGCTAGACACAAACGAAATGAGGAGAACGGGGCTGCCTGTACTCTCCCATTACGTGAAATGAAAGAGGAGGGAAAAAGATGAACAAAGGACGCGTTCTTCAAGTTATGGGTCCGGTTGTTGACGTAAAGTTCGAAAGCGGCCAGCTTCCTGAGATCTATAATGCATTGACTGTTACTAACCCAGCGCGTAACGAATCTGAAGTTGACATCAACTTAACCCTTGAAGTTGCCCTTCATTTAGGTGATGATACAGTCCGCACAATTGCAATGTCTTCTACTGACGGCTTACAGCGCGGAAGTGAAGTTATTGACACTGGTGCTCCTATCTCTGTACCAGTAGGTGATATAACACTTGGACGTGTATTCAACGTGCTTGGAGAATCAATCGACTTAGATCCAGCAATCGCTGCAGATGCCCGTCGTGATTCTATCCACAGAGAGGCTCCTAAGTTTGAGCAGCTTTCTACTGAAGTAGAAATTCTTGAAACTGGAATTAAGGTAGTAGACCTTCTTGCTCCATACATTAAAGGTGGTAAGATCGGTCTGTTCGGTGGTGCCGGTGTAGGTAAAACCGTTTTAATCCAGGAATTGATCAATAACATCGCTCAGGAGCACGGCGGTATTTCCGTATTCGCCGGTGTTGGTGAGCGTACGCGTGAAGGTAATGACCTTTATCATGAAATGACGGATTCAGGCGTTATCAAGAAAACAGCGATGGTATTCGGCCAGATGAACGAGCCGCCGGGAGCGCGTATGCGTGTTGCCCTGACTGGTTTGACTATGGCAGAATTCTTCCGTGATGATCAGGGACAGGACGTTCTTTTCTTCATGGATAACATCTTCCGTTTCACTCAGGCAGGTTCAGAGGTATCAGCTCTATTAGGCCGTATGCCATCTGCCGTTGGTTACCAGCCGACACTTGCTACTGAAATGGGTAAATTACAGGAACGTATCACATCTACTAACGTAGGTTCTGTTACGTCCATCCAGGCGATTTACGTACCAGCCGATGACTATACGGATCCGGCTCCGGCTACAACTTTCGCCCACTTAGATGCAACAACTAACCTTGAGCGTAAGCTTTCTGAGATGGGTATCTACCCTGCGGTGGATCCACTAGCTTCCACTTCCCGTGCATTGTCACCGGAAATCGTTGGCGAAGAGCACTACTCAGTTGCACGCCAAGTACAGCAGACATTACAGCGTTACAGAGAACTTCAGGATATCATTGCGATCCTTGGTATGGATGAGCTTTCTGATGAAGACAAGCTAATCGTAGCACGTGCGCGCCGTATCCAGTTCTTCTTATCTCAAAACTTCCACGTTGCTGAGCAGTTTACTGGCCAGCCAGGTTCATACGTACCTGTTAAAGAAACAGTTAAAGGCTTCAAAGATATTCTTGAAGGCAAGTACGACCACCTGCCAGAAGATGCATTCCGACTTGTCGGCCGAATCGAAGAAGTAATCGAGAGTGCAAAGAAAATGGGCGTAGAGGTCTAATTCTGGACCAGGAGGGTAAAAAATGAAGACGATTAAAGTCAGTGTTGTTACTCCCGATGGCCCGGTGTATGAATCAGATGTGGAAATGGTAAGCACAAAAGCTCAAAGCGGTGAGCTTGGAATTTTACCTGGACACATTCCAATGGTTGCACCGTTACAAATTGGAGCCGTTCGTTTAAAAAACGGCGGAAAAACTGATTTCGTCGCAGTAAGCGGCGGATTCCTTGAAGTCCGTCCGGAGCAGGTAACGATTTTAGCGCAATCTGCTGAACAGGCAGATGAAATTGATGTAGAGCGTGCCGTTCGTGCCAAGCAGCGTGCTGAACAGCGCATGAATGAGCAGAAGCGTGAAAACATTGATTTCCGCCGTGCAGAGCTTGCACTTCAGCGTGCGATCAACCGTATCGAAGTTTCGGAAAGAAAGTTTTAATAACAATTCACAACACCTCCTGGCCTGGCTGGGGGGTGTTTTTTGTTTCAGAAATATTTACCACCCAAGTTTTAAGAAAATTGCCCCAAAAAAGAGATAAATCACTCGAATTCTTTTATATAGGCCTTTACAATAGAAGAGAGTAAACCTTTAAAGGTTACTCTCTTTTTTAAAGCTATTATGCAAGTCTATTTGAATAAAAGGAGGAGCCGCAATGCTGGAGTTTGATACAAATATAGACCAATACGCTACGATCAAAGTCATCGGAGTCGGCGGCGGGGGGAATAACGCTGTTAATCGGATGATCGAACATGGAGTTGAGGGAGTAGAGTTTATTGCTGTTAATACAGATGGACAAGCTCTAAATCAATCAAAGGCAGAAGTAACCATGCAAATCGGTGCAGCCTTAACAAGGGGCCTGGGTGCTGGGGCTAATCCTGAAGTGGGCAGAAAAGCAGCTGAGGAAAGTGAAAGCCAGCTTCGTGAAGTGCTGAAGGGTGCTGACATGGTATTCGTTACGGCTGGAATGGGCGGAGGAACCGGAACGGGTGCCGCTCCTGCTATTGCACGCATTGCACGTGAAGTGGGTGCACTGACTATTGGTGTCGTAACACGCCCTTTCAAATTTGAAGGACGTAAGCGTGCAGCCAATGCGGATGCAGGCATCGAAGCCATGAAAAAAGCTGTGGATACGCTCATTATTATTCCAAATGATCGCTTATTGGAGATTATTGATAAGAAGACACCTATGCTTGAAGCATTTATGGAAGCGGATAATGTTCTTCGTCAGGGCGTTCAAGGCATTTCTGACCTGATTGCTGTTCCTGGTTTAATCAATCTTGATTTTGCCGATGTCAAAACAGTAATGTCCCATAAAGGAACAGCACTGATGGGGATTGGAATTGCCACTGGGGAGGACCGTGCGGCTGAAGCAGCCCGGAAAGCCATTTCAAGCCCGCTGCTTGAAACATCCATTAACGGAGCCCGCGGTGTCATCATGAACATTACAGGCGGAGCAAATATCAGCTTATATGAAGTGCAGGAGGCTGCAGATATTGTTGCTTCTGCTTCAGATGAAGAAGTGAATATGATTTTTGGTTCAGTCATAAATGATTCCTTGAAGGAAGAAATTCTTGTTACGGTTATCGCTACCGGCTTCAATGAACAAGAGGAGTTAAGGGCAAAACCGAGTACAAGACCATCTGTAGAAAAAGAATATGATCATACATATCATTATGCAGAAGAACCAGCAAATCGCCGGCAGGCTAGAGAGGCCAGAGAGCACAGGGAATATCGGGAACCGGTCCAGGATAACTACCGTGTGCAGCCTGACCCGCAGGAAGAGTCACTTGATACACCGGCGTTCCTTAGAAACCGCAGAAGACGCTAATGATAGAAACAGGCTGCCACAAAGAGGGCAGCCTGTTTTTTTAGGTGAATTTTATAGATGGTTGATATGTTGGTGGGTGAGTGGTTGATGCTGATACATGAAGAAAGGACAGGCATCTGCCTGTCCTTCATTTATTTTAATACTTTGTCTGGTCATATAGGGTTAACTGATCCAAATTCTTATGCACGGTTATGAGCTTTTTAAGAAGGCTCATGAACTTTTGTTTATCTTCAAAAGGAGTCACATCCAGCTCCCTTTTCAGCTCATTGCTTTTTGTAACGAGCTCATCGAATTTTTGAATAGCTGGGCAGTTGTTATTAGTCATAAGTAATTCTCCTAATCTAAGCTCTTAATATAACTTTATCACAAAAATAAATTTCAAAGAAAACAGCTATGTTTCATTTATATTAAAAAGGAATCACCAGCTTAACTATTTTGTTAAAAATGTCAGACTTTGTTGAAACCTGGAGAATAGAGTCATATAGTATCAACATGCTTAGAAAAGCGGAAGCGTTGAAGCTAGACAGTTATCGACGTACAAAATTAGATATTTGGTTTTAATAAAAGACAAGGTTCGAGAAATCCAGGGGTGATTTCCTTGTCGACTGTATTATTTGGAACGATAGAATATTATGAAAGAGAATTAATCAGCTATTTTACAAATAATCATATTAGCAATAAGGATGATGCCACCATTAGAGTATTCCTTATGCTAGAAGCTGAGATATTCAATGTGTTCTTATTTGACGAAGCGGTCCGGATTCGATGTATGCAAAATCTATTAAAAGCTTTTTGCCGGGTATCTGAAACACACTTGATCAATTAGCAGCTTATAAATGAATAGAGGAATTGAAATAAGAGGTCCCTGCAGTGAGAGACCTCTTTGTTTTAATTAAGGATAGTAACCTTTACATCTTTTCTTCCCCACTGCAGTGCATCCTGTTCTCCAGGAATAAACACATCAATTTCATGTCCGTTAATTCCGCCGCCTATATCCTCGGCCGTTGCATATCCATATCCTTCTACAAATACTTTAGAACCTAAAGGAATCACGTCCGGATCAACTGCAATTACTTTTTTATCCGGGTTATCGATAAGATTGACGCCTGTTTTCGTAATGCCGATGCATCCTTCACAGCTCGCTGTATAGGCAGTTGCCGTGACAGTCAGAACTTTGCCTGCTTTTTCTGCCGGCTTATTGGTGTTGGCTGCTTTTA includes the following:
- the atpD gene encoding F0F1 ATP synthase subunit beta, with translation MNKGRVLQVMGPVVDVKFESGQLPEIYNALTVTNPARNESEVDINLTLEVALHLGDDTVRTIAMSSTDGLQRGSEVIDTGAPISVPVGDITLGRVFNVLGESIDLDPAIAADARRDSIHREAPKFEQLSTEVEILETGIKVVDLLAPYIKGGKIGLFGGAGVGKTVLIQELINNIAQEHGGISVFAGVGERTREGNDLYHEMTDSGVIKKTAMVFGQMNEPPGARMRVALTGLTMAEFFRDDQGQDVLFFMDNIFRFTQAGSEVSALLGRMPSAVGYQPTLATEMGKLQERITSTNVGSVTSIQAIYVPADDYTDPAPATTFAHLDATTNLERKLSEMGIYPAVDPLASTSRALSPEIVGEEHYSVARQVQQTLQRYRELQDIIAILGMDELSDEDKLIVARARRIQFFLSQNFHVAEQFTGQPGSYVPVKETVKGFKDILEGKYDHLPEDAFRLVGRIEEVIESAKKMGVEV
- the ftsZ gene encoding cell division protein FtsZ; amino-acid sequence: MLEFDTNIDQYATIKVIGVGGGGNNAVNRMIEHGVEGVEFIAVNTDGQALNQSKAEVTMQIGAALTRGLGAGANPEVGRKAAEESESQLREVLKGADMVFVTAGMGGGTGTGAAPAIARIAREVGALTIGVVTRPFKFEGRKRAANADAGIEAMKKAVDTLIIIPNDRLLEIIDKKTPMLEAFMEADNVLRQGVQGISDLIAVPGLINLDFADVKTVMSHKGTALMGIGIATGEDRAAEAARKAISSPLLETSINGARGVIMNITGGANISLYEVQEAADIVASASDEEVNMIFGSVINDSLKEEILVTVIATGFNEQEELRAKPSTRPSVEKEYDHTYHYAEEPANRRQAREAREHREYREPVQDNYRVQPDPQEESLDTPAFLRNRRRR
- a CDS encoding F0F1 ATP synthase subunit epsilon encodes the protein MKTIKVSVVTPDGPVYESDVEMVSTKAQSGELGILPGHIPMVAPLQIGAVRLKNGGKTDFVAVSGGFLEVRPEQVTILAQSAEQADEIDVERAVRAKQRAEQRMNEQKRENIDFRRAELALQRAINRIEVSERKF
- a CDS encoding F0F1 ATP synthase subunit gamma, giving the protein MASLRDIKNRITSTKKTSQITKAMQMVSAAKMNKAEMNARSFVPYMEKIQEVTASIALGSKDVSHPMLTSRPVKKTGYLVITSDRGLAGAYNSNVLRNVYQTIQKRHKSPDEYAIIAIGRVGRDFFRKRNMNVILDIVAVADQPAFAEIKDIASKAVGMFADETFDELYMYYSHYVSAIQQDVTEKKLLPLTDISSSTKLTSYEFEPSAEEILKVLLPQYAESLIYGALLDSKASEHAARMTAMQNATDNAKELINSLSLSYNRARQAAITQEITEIVGGAAALE
- the atpA gene encoding F0F1 ATP synthase subunit alpha gives rise to the protein MSINAEEISALIKKQIENYQSEIQVSDVGTVISVGDGIARAHGLDNVMAGELVEFSNGVMGMAQNLEENNVGIIILGPFTEIREGDEVRRTGRIMEVPVGEELIGRVVNPLGQPVDGMGPINTTKSRPIESQAPGVMDRKSVHEPLQTGIKAIDALVPIGRGQRELIIGDRQTGKTSVAIDTILNQKDQDMVCIYVAIGQKESTVRNAVETLRKQGALDYTIVVTASASQPAPMLYLAPYAGVTMGEEFMYNGKHVLVVYDDLTKQASAYRELSLLLRRPPGREAYPGDVFYLHSRLLERAAKLSDAKGAGSITALPFIETQAGDVSAYIPTNVISITDGQIFLQSDLFFSGVRPAINAGLSVSRVGGSAQIKAMKKVAGTLRLDLASYRELESFAQFGSDLDKATQAKLNRGARTVEVLKQDLNKPLKVEKQVAILYALTRGFLDDIPVQDIRRFESEFLSWLDHNRKDLLDHIVTTKELPSDDDMASAINDFKKTFAVSE